The Synechococcus sp. WH 8016 genome includes the window ATGTTAGCGGGGCTGAACTCATTAGAAGAGCCGCTTTAACTCGCACAATTCAAAGCATCAAATAATGAAAAAGCAAGCCAGATCATTAGCTGTCAGGCTAACCAGAACAACAGGTCTTCAGCTGATACTTGTAGCAGGATCTCTGAGCATTTTAGGGTTTAGCGTCGGGCAAAATAATGTCATCGAGCAGAAAGAATCCCATCGCACACATCTCCCAGTCATACGAGTATCAGAAAGGTTAAGCAGCAAGATTAGTTTTCTAACGATTATCAATCAACTTAACGAGGAAGCGATCGCTGCCGACCCTGAGTTACTCAAGGATTTCGACAAGCTCAGCCTGCGTTTCTGGAGACAACTTCGCTCATTTCCTGTTGATTACATCAACTATGGATCAGAAGATGGTTCCTTTATAGGCATCGAAAAGAGCGCGGAGGGGAGTTTTTTCCATAACGAAGACAGTGCACGATTAGGGCGGGGAAAAATGTTTGTTTTCAGTATGAATCCAATCGGACAGAGACATCGGCAAGAAGATGTCATCCCTGGTATGAGCACAACCCACCAAGAGGCTTGGTATGTCGATACGGTAAAAGCTGGCAAGCCAACATGGAGCAAAATTTATGCCTGGGAAGACCAGCCAGACACCTTTTCAATTTCCTACAACGCACCCATTTTCAATCAGGAAGAAAAGCTAATTGGAGTTGTTGGGGTTGATATGCTCATCAACAAACTAAGCAACTGGCTTCAAGAAGCGTGGAAAGACCAGTCGGGCCTAGCATTGATTGTTGAGAAGAATGGGGATATCGTTGCCAGCTCAGAGCCTAAGATCGTGCTGGTTCGTTCTGGCAAAATCATCCGCAGGGCTAACACCCAAGAACTAAAAAATCCAGTCGCAAAATCTCTTTCAAGTCAATTTTTTTCGCAGAAAAACGGAAAAGCATTTATCGATGTGAACAACTTAAATCAAGAACTTGTTAAGATTCCAGACCAAACTGCACAACACTTTGTTTTGAGAGCGACCCCTTGGGGGCAAGAGTTTGGCCTCGATTGGTTTTTAATCACAGGGACATCAGTCGATCAAGAAGTGAGCACGACAGAACGCAATTTAATACTGATGATTTTCATTAGTATTGCAGCCCTCCTTACAGCCTTAGCGATCAACCGCCGCTTGATTAATGCCCTGCTCACCCCCCTAGGGGCCTTAACTTCAGCGAGTCAAAGCACAGAGCATCAAATTACAGATTCAACAGAACAGCCCGAGCTCCTCAGCTTTAATTGCGAGCTTCAAAAATCAGGGACCAAAGAATTTAGCGATCTCCATCAAGCCATTACGGCCATGGTGACAGCATTTAATAAACTCACTCAAGACCTAAAACAAAAAGAGAAACAAATTATCGGGCTTTTTCAAGACAAGCAAGAAAAAGACGAGCGAGCCCTTTCCGTGATGAGCAAGAAATTAAAAACAAGCCTTGAGGCAGGATCCATTGCCCACGAAATCAATCAACCTCTAAGCATCTTAAAGCTCACATCTCAGTCACTCATTAACTCACTTGATAACAACAAGAGTCCCAATTCATCCGACCTAACACATCAGCTTTCTACCATCAACTCGCAATCCGAAAGAATTGTTTTAATCACCAATAAAGTACGAGCACTTCTCCGCAATGCCCAAACAGAATTCTCTGAGATTGATTTAAAACAAGTCATTCAAAGCAGTTTACTCTACAT containing:
- a CDS encoding ATP-binding protein translates to MKKQARSLAVRLTRTTGLQLILVAGSLSILGFSVGQNNVIEQKESHRTHLPVIRVSERLSSKISFLTIINQLNEEAIAADPELLKDFDKLSLRFWRQLRSFPVDYINYGSEDGSFIGIEKSAEGSFFHNEDSARLGRGKMFVFSMNPIGQRHRQEDVIPGMSTTHQEAWYVDTVKAGKPTWSKIYAWEDQPDTFSISYNAPIFNQEEKLIGVVGVDMLINKLSNWLQEAWKDQSGLALIVEKNGDIVASSEPKIVLVRSGKIIRRANTQELKNPVAKSLSSQFFSQKNGKAFIDVNNLNQELVKIPDQTAQHFVLRATPWGQEFGLDWFLITGTSVDQEVSTTERNLILMIFISIAALLTALAINRRLINALLTPLGALTSASQSTEHQITDSTEQPELLSFNCELQKSGTKEFSDLHQAITAMVTAFNKLTQDLKQKEKQIIGLFQDKQEKDERALSVMSKKLKTSLEAGSIAHEINQPLSILKLTSQSLINSLDNNKSPNSSDLTHQLSTINSQSERIVLITNKVRALLRNAQTEFSEIDLKQVIQSSLLYINSNNPDSHTWINSQQIDSIADSSILINGDAVQLQIALINILKNSIESLHQPNNPDPLILVRLKDIREYWSIEIEDNGEGLLPEIIEESLMKSSKPDGTGLGLFIARSAIESHNGHLSLLKGSSGGLLAQLNLPKNH